TCTCAATGTCAGAGTCAAGTAAAGAACACAATaaactactcttgtgagagaccatcttcTAGTGAAACAtcctcaaaataagaagttaTTATTTAGGCTATTCAACCTTTATATGAAACGCATCTCTTGGTGATActatctcatacaagaatttgtgcacACTTTTAACAACTATATTATACCTTTTTTGTTGTTGTCATTGTTGCTTTCAGCTTGTGTTTTTGAATATAAATGCACACTAGAAGTATTTGGTGCACCAATCTACCTATTACTAGTTTAAGTTACTAAGCTGCTAAATTTGTTTACCTCAGGTTTAAAATGGAAGAAGAAACTCAAACTGTAGAGGTCCCAGTGGTGGAAGTCAAGGAGAAACTTGCTAGTATCACACACACAAATCAGGTAAACTTCTTATACCCATCACTGtgacatgattcactaatctccttgcaaatcacaaatcaaaacaagcgaattatggtcagttttgggctattttagcgTCATTTTGAGCGAAGCGCGAATTTAGAAAGCGAATTAATTGGCGAATCATGTCCCACTGCCTGAAAGTACTCAAGTATTCTTATGTTCCTTTGTTGAAGTTttttcctgttttaatttcttgAACTACAGGAAAATGGAAATaaagaggaaaaagaaaacACATTGGATGATGGAGAATTCATCAAGATCGACAAAGAAACGCTTGAAACGAAAGAAAGATCTTCAGATGAAGGCAAGCCGTCTATTACTGAATCTAGCCGAGAGCTTGTTGAAGCAAAGGAGAAGATAAAAGAGCTTGAGGCCGAATTAGATAAGGTCGCTGCTGCATTAAAAGATTCGGAGTCACAGAATGACAAGCTGAAAGATCAGATCATTTTGACCGAGGAAAAGCTCCAAGGAAGTGGGAAGAAGTGTGAGGAACTCGAGCTTAACCATACGAAATTACAGGAAGAGTCGGTTGTTGCTGAAAGTAAGTACAACGAAAAGCTGAAATATTTGCAAGATGCATTGGATGATCATGAAGAGAAACATAAGGAGTTCTTGGGGATCAAAGAATCATTCGAAAGTCTTAGTTTAGAGTCTGAAAATTCGAAGAAGAAAATACAGGAGTTGGAGCAAGAATTACAGTCTCGTGCAGAAGAATTGGAAGGCATAATGAAATCTTCTCAGTTGAGAATTGAAGATGCGGAGAAGAAGGTTTGCGAGATTGAATCGCTTTTGGAAGAAAAGAAGCGGAAAGTTGAAGAACTTGAAGGGAACATTAGTATGCTCGAGTCGAAATGTGTGGATGCGGAAGCTGAATCGAAGAAGTTTTCTGACATGGTATCTGAACTCACTGGTGAAATTGAAAAGTTTCGATCTTTGATGTTGAATCTCGAGACTGCATTAAAGAGCGCAAGTGAAAAGGAGGCGGGGTTGATGGAATCGTTGAGTGTCATGAAGGAGGAGAAGCGGTGCTCAGAAGAAGCGTTGGAGAGTACGACCAAAAAACTGCAGGAAACTGAAAGTTTGCTTGAATCGTTGCGTGGTGAATTGTGTGTTACGCAAGAGAAACTCGAAGGGATTGAGAATGATCTTAAGAGTGCTGGCTTAAGGGAAAGTGAAGTTATCGAGAAGCTGAAAATTGCGGAGGATCAGTTACAGGAGCAAGGGAGAGCGATAGAAGAAGCTATTGCGAGCAAAACACATTTTGAGTCTTTGCACGAGAGTTCTACGCGGGATTTTGAGTTGAAAATGCAAGAGGCGATGTTGAATGTTGGTGAAAAGGAGACGGAAGCTAAATCATTGTCAGAGAAACTTAAAATTCTTGAAGATCAGTTACAGGAGCAAGGGAGAGCGATAGAAGAAGCTATTGCGAGCAAAACACATTTTGAGTCTTTGCACGAGAGTTCTACGCGGGATTTTGAGTTGAAAATGCAAGAGGCGATGTTGAATGTTGGTGAAAAGGAGACGGAAGCTAAATCATTGTCAGAGAAACTTAAAATTCTTGAAGATCAGTTACAGGAGCAAGGGAGAGCGATAGAAGAAGCTATTGCGAGCAAAACACATTTTGAGTCTTTGCACGAGAGTTCTACGCGGGATTTTGAGTTGAAAATGCAAGAGGCGATGTTGAATGTTGGTGAAAAGGAGACGGAAGCTAAATCATTGTCAGAGAAACTTAAAATTCTTGAAGATAAAGTGCAAAGTTACGAAGAACAGATGGGTGAAGCAGCTGCGAAAGCTGAATCTCTGACCGAAGAATTGAATCAGAGTGCTGCAAAGGGTGCTTCCTTAGAAAGCTCGATTGAAGAACTCAAAAAAGTGATCGAGGAAAATGAAGGGAAATTGGCACAATCACTCTCCGAGAATGAACTTTTGGTCGAAACAAACTCCCAACTTAAGAACAAGGTTGATGAGCTTGAAGAATCGTTGAAGGCTACTGACGCAGAAAAAGAAGCGACTTCTGTTCAACTTGCATCTTATATGACTACCGTTGCTGAGTTGACAGAGAAACACGTTGCTGCAGAAAGTCGGTATTTGCAGGCTGAGGAACAATTGAAGGAAACTAATGAACGGCTTAGCACCCTTGAAAGTCAAGTGAAAGCATATGAGGAGGCTTCTCGTGAAGCATCTGAAATAGCGGAATCTAGAAAGGCGGAGATAGAACAGTTAAAAGAGGTTGAAATCAAGGAGCTCAATGAAAAGCTTGTAGCACTTGAAGGCGAAGCAAAGAAGTACGCGGAAGAGGCCCATGAAGCGGAACACATAGCTGAATTACGAAAAGTTGAAGCTTCGGAGATGGTTGAAAAGTTGTCTCAGAAAGGGTGTGAAGTTGCAGAATTGAGTGAGAAGCTTGCTTCCCTTGAAGGGCAAGTAAAGGTTCATGAGGAAAACGCCCGTCAAGCATTTGGGATTGTTGAATCTAGTAAAGCCAAAATTGAAGATCTATCGGAAAAACTAGCTCAGAAGGAGGTCAAGGTGAAGGAACTGAGCGAAAAGCTTACTTCCCTTGAAGGGCACTTGACAATACACCAGCAAGCGGCTCTTGAAGCGTCTGCAATCGCTGAATCAAGAAAAGTCGAAATTGAACAGCTACAAGGTACATTTGAGACGTTATCTCAAAGGGAGTTAGAGATCAAGGAGTTGAATGAAAAGATAAGTACGCTTGAAGATCAGTTAACGAAAAATCAGGAGGATGCCCTTAAAGTGTCGGAGATTGTTGAAACTCGACAAGCTGAAATCCAAGACTTGTCGGAAAAATTAGCGCACAAGGAGTCGGAAGTGAAGGAATTGAATGAAAAGCTTATTTCATTTGAAGGGCAATTGACAGTACACCAGGAAGCTGCCCGCGAAGCGTCGGGGATTGCTGAGGCAAGAAAAGTTGAAATAGAACAGCTCCAAGTAACAGTCGAGATATTAGCTCAAAGGGAGTTGGAAATCAAGGAACTGACCGAAAAGATTAGTGCCCTTGAAACCCAGTTGAGTGAGGTATCAGGGATTTCTGATTCTCGGAAACTTGAGTTCGAAGATATGTTAATGAAGCTACAGGATCAGGCTAAAATGTTTGATGAACTGCAGCTTAAGTTAGGCCATGTTGAGACACGTAACGAGGCCTTAGCTGAGGCAAATATGAAACTCACTCAAGATCTTGCTTTAGCCGAGAGCGAACAGAGTGATCTTCAAGCTAAACTTTCACATGCTATTGATGAGAAAAATGATCTGGCTGCAAAATATGGCTTATCAAACAATATCATTGAGGATTTGACCCAGGAACTCAGTTCTGAAAAGCAAAAACATCAGGCAGAGGTTcgtatttttaaaaatcatacagggtgtttggcaattggctgttggttgttggctgttggctttagttggcttgtttgaccaactgtaaatgttggcttttaagctagctgaaaaagTCAGCTGtttatggagatgtttggtaaatttagtcattggttgttggttgttggctGTTGCTTTTTTAGATGTCTTGTTTGACCAGCAGTAAATGTTggctgtttttgttggcttttaagctagctgaaaaagTCAAGTGTTTATttagatgtttggtaaatttaatcATTGTTGTTGGCTGTTTATTCGAGAAAAAGTGGGTCCATAAatcaaaagccaaccaaaaagctaATGTAAAAACTAACTACCAAACACCCCCATCATCTTTAACATATTTTGCACTTTTAACTAAAATCTTACATTAACATATTACTTCCTTCAGATATCTGTAGTTCAGGAGGAGAGCAGGAAGCTTCATGAAGAGGAACTGAAAAAATATAGAGAACAGGAGGACGCTTTGAAGGTCGAAATAAGCGAGAAATCTGCCCTACAATCACGTTTGAAGGAACTCGAAGAACAATACCAGGCAACTGAGGCTCGATTAAAAGAAGAGGTGGGTGATAATTACATCTCGAATCAAAATTCAATCTTGTTTGTGTTTGCAACATAGCGCAAAAACAAGGGTGCATAACCTTATTACGACTGTATCATAAATGTTTTTGAGTTTACTGCGACTGAAATATAGGCCACAAAATGACAACTAACTTTTGCATTATGTGCAGAAACTCCAAGAACAAAATGTGTTAAGTGAAAAGATTGTAAAGCTTGAACAAGAGCTGCAGCTTTCAGAGGCCACAGTTACTAATCTGGTTAGCTTACTGTTTTCTATTACATCTTTATATGATGCTTTCATCTCAACATTTTAGACATACAGTTTCTTGTTTCCATAAACTCCGCAATAGCAAGGCCGTTCCTGACCCTAGGCAAGGTAGACTAGGCACAAAGCTAGAAAGAGGCCAATACCTCAACTCAACAATGTCATCACATGGgacattttttattatatagagTCCATCTCCACAAAATTTTAACGCTATTTTAGCCCAATACCTCAACTCAACAtgcatttttttattagattagtTCTTTTTTATCAAGAAGTATATATAACATGTCtatatttataatgataattataatttatggaGTCCGTCTCTGTTATTTGCAAAGTATCCATTAAATGTCAGAAACGACACTGACATAGTGTCATTTGTGCAATTGATCAACAGAAAGAGGAGACTTCTGCAAAGGTGACTGAACTAGAAGCTGCTAGGAGTAACTTATCTGAAGACCTTGATTCCAAAAGCAAAGAACTTGTGCTTTTAGGAAAGAAAGTTGAGGAACTTGAGCAAAAACTTTCAAAAGCAGAATCCAAACAgaaggtatttttttttctttttattgaaatttgaaaCTTGGGTTATTTCTTAAATTAAACATATGGAAACACTACCAAATATGCTGTGCATACATTTCTTTGGAAACTTGAATATTAGGGCCAGCTCGCCCTATAAGGGGAAGATGGGCCTGCGCCCTGGGCTCatcttaaaatataaaaaagcgACGCTTTAATATTTGATAGTTAGGGACCTATAATAGTCTATTTAGTAATTAGGAGTCTATAATTAATGTTTTGTCCGGACCATCTCAGACATATTTGGAGCCCAAAGCAAAAGTTTATATATGAGCTCTTTAGATACAAAAGTGCATGTCCCATCTTTTTAGTGAAAATTGATAaagtacatttttttttctcaattagacaaaaaatttatttgctCAAATAACCTTAGTTACTCAAGAATAAATTAACAATACAACAGCTGAAATAAATGATTATtgctttataaaatattaaataaaacccGGTAATCAATAATCtgaattcaattataaaaaaattagtaatcaTTAACAAGATAATGTATGGCCATTTATTTCATTACTCAAATATCATTAAGTAATAGGGTGATATGTTGACGTGCGTCTGTTGCTATTCTTGGTAAAACTTATgtagttttttttgttgatatataagcaaaaaattaaaatatagtaaaaaaatTTAGGCCCTCAAAATAGAGTCGCTTCTGGCGCTCTTGCTACATAGCCCTATTAAGTGTAATATCTAGGACCTTGCAAGATTTATATCAATACCAacatttttctaaataaaatattaagtgcAAGGGTACAACCAAAGATGTTAACATTGAAAGTGAATCAACCACTTAGTTGGTAGGAGCATATCAAAATTGATTTCACAAAGTTGATGGATTAGATTGTAAGAAAGTTTGTGCAAAAGCGGATAGCAACACCTACTACATGCCTTTAGACCATTGAATAATAATCAACACTTATAAATAGTAAAACTGGCCCACTAGATCGGAGTCACTTAATATCATTAgttaatgaaatgttgttgttgacttgtcataaataataatattatgcaCACGATCTAAGTGTTTATGTATCTATGTTTTAGGCTGATGAAAGCAATATTGGTACATCTGAGGGTGAAACGGAGGTAAGGTCTCGAGACATTGGATCGACAATTACTAGTCCAGTAAAGCGGAAGAGTAAGAAACTAGAAAAATCGTCTGCacaaacatcatcatcatcggcTCAAACCGCAACAATTGAAGCCTCATCAACCATCAACTTCAAGTTTATTATGGGAGTAGCATTGCTATCTATTCTCATTGGTGTCATCCTTGGAAAAAGATACTAAGATCCCAATTCTTTTTGCAATCTTACCTTTCCTCTTTGGTTGTTTCATGATTGATTGAATGCATATATTTTGGTATTATGTCTTTAAATTATAACTAGCTTTGGTGGcaattaagtttttatttttgtgtccACTAAAAAGCTTCTTTTTGAATTATGTAATTAGCACTTAGTTATTTGGTGATCTACTTatactgaaaatatttttatttttatttttttggttgtgAACTAAGATTATATTTGCATTTGTGAGAATAAGTTTTGAGTTTGTTCTTTTGCTTCTCTTCATATCCCTGTTGAGGTGCACTTTATAAGTTTGCAACGGTAGTAGAAATTTATATGGGAATGAGAGGCTCTCACACAAAATTTTgagtttatatatatttttagtggGTGtatgaaaataagaaataaatatataagTGTGTAATGAATGGCAATAAGAATAAAGCTATTAAAAGCACAATATTTAAGGTGGTTTATCAAATTACGTCCACCATATTTAGGTAGGATAGTATTAATGACGTCTTTAAAGGACAAACTACAATTTTAAAGGAATTACAATGAAGGTTCGATGAGAAAGAAAAGAGGTAATGAGGGGAATAGACTAAGCAATAAGGAGGGTTCTACAATGAGACTTTGGCATACCAATAAGTGACCCAGGACTAATGTATTTATAGGTAAACATAGGGCATAGAAGTAACAAGTGGATAAGGCATCAGCACTAAGCAAGAAACGAGAAACGAGGCATCTAATGGtatgtgctcgttcgagcatatGTTTGATGGCAGCCTATGGTTGATTATGTGCAACGTGTCCCTATGCTCCCCAATTCAATACTTCCTTCAATGCTTCTGCACTTGTCCTATAACTCATGCATGTTTTGCTTGCTAAGGCTTTAAATCAACCAATGATTATAAGGGACAATTGCAATAATTCCCAAGTGCATCTTGGggccttttttttttaacaatactAACAACTtgattaatttgtttaattaaatccTTAACACTTGGTGAACATAAGTCACCCATAACCCTTACATACATTTTTAGAACACGACTCAAAATAATTTGGTGAGAATCATGATCTGGCCTATTATTGACGGTTTTCCTTCCACTCTTGTGAATTGTGATAGAAGTTTGATTGTCACCATCCCCAAGATTATTAGTTTTCCCCCTTCCTCTTGTAGGGATTTGTctaaatttttcatatattatttcTTGCAATTAAATGAGAGGTTTCTTACTTATGGTGTTCTTTTGCAATCGAGCATTTAGCATATGTCCAACAATATTGCTCCTAATTGTAGGCGGGGTTAGGTTGGGTCCTCATGAACTGATTAATGGTCATCACAGCACCATCGCAAACAAGTAACCGTCTTCAGAAATAATCCCCTCAATGGTCTTTCACAAGCCACATTGCcaacctttttattttaattcgttTCTTTTACTACAGTATTTTTACTTCGTGTAGTGTTCCCatcactttctttaattttttcccACACATCTTaattctctctcttttttttatcaCTTCTAATCATATCACACAATTTAATCATCataaatttcttatatattgtTTGTATAGGAAGGAAAGGTAGGGGAAAGAAAggaatttcattttcttttcaaatttttcctCTTATGGAGAGATTGGATGTTAACAAAATGAAGGGAGTTAATCCCTCCAAATCTCTTCTTTGCAAATCCTCTTCCTTCTtttttgctatccaaacaaggAGATCTCCAacccttcaaatcttttcctttctttttcctCTATTTTCCTCCATCCAAACAAGGCCTTAATGTTTGAATAATCATATCACATAAGACCGActacaaagtaaaaaaaaaaacaataattcattTGTTTCTTTTCAAACGTTCTATTTGATTTTTCGAACTCTATTTATCATTCGTTCTTAACATAAGGTTTATTAATATatgcttttataattttaattatgcacaattagagatattaagattaGTATTAGTGAGTTAACAAACGTGCCCAAACCAAATGAAACATTTGAAAGTAAATGGAGCGAGTAATATTCACATAGCaaattactccctccaattcactgaAAATGGAACATTTTCTTTTTAACGTTAtgcaatgcacttatttaatgCTTGCTATCTCTTACAATACATATCGaaatattattaaaagttaaatgtt
This Amaranthus tricolor cultivar Red isolate AtriRed21 chromosome 13, ASM2621246v1, whole genome shotgun sequence DNA region includes the following protein-coding sequences:
- the LOC130797765 gene encoding uncharacterized protein LOC130797765, with product MEEETQTVEVPVVEVKEKLASITHTNQENGNKEEKENTLDDGEFIKIDKETLETKERSSDEGKPSITESSRELVEAKEKIKELEAELDKVAAALKDSESQNDKLKDQIILTEEKLQGSGKKCEELELNHTKLQEESVVAESKYNEKLKYLQDALDDHEEKHKEFLGIKESFESLSLESENSKKKIQELEQELQSRAEELEGIMKSSQLRIEDAEKKVCEIESLLEEKKRKVEELEGNISMLESKCVDAEAESKKFSDMVSELTGEIEKFRSLMLNLETALKSASEKEAGLMESLSVMKEEKRCSEEALESTTKKLQETESLLESLRGELCVTQEKLEGIENDLKSAGLRESEVIEKLKIAEDQLQEQGRAIEEAIASKTHFESLHESSTRDFELKMQEAMLNVGEKETEAKSLSEKLKILEDQLQEQGRAIEEAIASKTHFESLHESSTRDFELKMQEAMLNVGEKETEAKSLSEKLKILEDQLQEQGRAIEEAIASKTHFESLHESSTRDFELKMQEAMLNVGEKETEAKSLSEKLKILEDKVQSYEEQMGEAAAKAESLTEELNQSAAKGASLESSIEELKKVIEENEGKLAQSLSENELLVETNSQLKNKVDELEESLKATDAEKEATSVQLASYMTTVAELTEKHVAAESRYLQAEEQLKETNERLSTLESQVKAYEEASREASEIAESRKAEIEQLKEVEIKELNEKLVALEGEAKKYAEEAHEAEHIAELRKVEASEMVEKLSQKGCEVAELSEKLASLEGQVKVHEENARQAFGIVESSKAKIEDLSEKLAQKEVKVKELSEKLTSLEGHLTIHQQAALEASAIAESRKVEIEQLQGTFETLSQRELEIKELNEKISTLEDQLTKNQEDALKVSEIVETRQAEIQDLSEKLAHKESEVKELNEKLISFEGQLTVHQEAAREASGIAEARKVEIEQLQVTVEILAQRELEIKELTEKISALETQLSEVSGISDSRKLEFEDMLMKLQDQAKMFDELQLKLGHVETRNEALAEANMKLTQDLALAESEQSDLQAKLSHAIDEKNDLAAKYGLSNNIIEDLTQELSSEKQKHQAEISVVQEESRKLHEEELKKYREQEDALKVEISEKSALQSRLKELEEQYQATEARLKEEKLQEQNVLSEKIVKLEQELQLSEATVTNLKEETSAKVTELEAARSNLSEDLDSKSKELVLLGKKVEELEQKLSKAESKQKADESNIGTSEGETEVRSRDIGSTITSPVKRKSKKLEKSSAQTSSSSAQTATIEASSTINFKFIMGVALLSILIGVILGKRY